TGGGCTGCTCATTGAACCTCTACACTGTTCCAAATTGCCCGGAGTAGCTGATGTGTGATCCATTCCCCAGAgtgctttttatgtattttctggCACCTGTATTCTGCCCCTTTATCTCTTTAGTGGAAAGGCAGAATTTAGATTATGCATTATACTGCACTTCACTTACTCAAATCTAATGGCCGCCTCCAGTAAGAACTTCTTATCAAACAGCCAGCGAAAAAACAGGTCCAAGCTGGGGGAGAAATAGGGAGAGAATAAGCACAGATACCAGGGAAGTAGAATACAAATAGAATGTCCATTCCACACAGCTCATCCTGGCACAGGGACTCACCTGCTCAGCCCCAGGGAAGGCAGCAATAGGACCATGAAGATGAGGAAGGTGTAGCACTTGTGCATGGTCGTCCTGTTCTCTCCTGACCTGTAACCATAGAAACAGTGAGTATTGGAATTGTCCCAGCCTGGGGTATTGCCAGGGGGTGCCCATCTAACAACAAAAGACAATTACTGAAGGGCACaccaaaatatattcaaatctcTATAGTTGCAAGAGTAAAGGTAACCATAGAgccaaaaatgtacaatatacagCAAGTCACTCTAGAAACAATATCATTAATGCAGACATGTAAAGTAAGCAAAAATAGTTCAATAAGTATGATGGACACACGTCAAATTCAACATTAATATCTACCGTATATAAAAtctgccttactgctagttgatgcagaggaaggcagaaaaactccatctgaagcctGTCAAATTTGCCTCTCTCTGTAATCGgacccgtgcctgtctgaccattctgattgatcCTCTGGTTTTCACCCTtgcctgtaccgacctctgcctgtctgaccacgcttttgcctaccccttgaaccgtgaccttctgcccaaagactttgctaaacgATCGTGCTggtccagaaccctcgcttggctcctctctttataagaactggcagcatccaattaaccgagggctcctcccaaggtgaaaggtggctgttaaaggcagaaacaagagccaagaccagggagcctagcattggttctggatgccGATTCGTGACAGGTTTgttacattgagagctgtgaaagtgtgaaattctctccctaaatcagttgtacaggctgatacattagatagctttaagaaggggttggatggtgtttagcaagtaagggaatacagggttatgggaaatagctcatagtacaagttgatccaggcatTAGTGCGATTGCCATCTTGGTGTCAGGAAAGATTTTTCCCCCCCTCTGTggcaaattgcagaggcttcagatgccttttttgccttcctctggatcaactgacagttagtcAGGTTATAtgaaaagttaaaaggttgaacatgatggacgttCGTCTTTtttctaacttactatgttaccgtGGTTTCTCTGGGAGGATCTACCAGTGAATTAAGCAccagagagtttattatatggtccatatatatatatatatatatatatatatatatatatatatatatatatatatatatatatagtgttcatGGCCCCCCATAACGGTCTCTTCTTAAGTGTAACCAATCCCACTTGGCCAGCCCTTTCTCCATAATGGAGTgcttccattccctttattagCTTAGTAGCTCTTCTTTGGACTCTATttcaaaaatgtcctgtttgtgtactggaggccaaaactgcgtggcatattctagatggggcattacCAGTGCTCTGTTAAAATGGAAGAATGACCCACTCCTCCTgagaatctatgccccttttaaagcAAAACCTTGTTCAAAatcttgtttgcccttgcagctgctgaatggcattgcttgctacagcaaagtttattttctacaaattattctccattatggatttgcttagtgcagtcccattaagggtacaaGTTGCTGCAATTTAAAATCCCAGGTGCAAAATTTTACAcagtaaatctgccacttagccatACAGAGTGACAGTTTGCCCAGATCCTGCTGCAAGattccacatcctggatggaatcaaTGGGCTGTATTGTTTTGTACCATCCCAAGCACTGATACGTTTCTCACAACagcctaagtcattaatgaacaagttaaataaaagtggacccaatacagaaccctgtggGATGAAGATACATTGGAGTGTGGTAGAATACCCCAACATTTTACAAGGGGGTGCCAATCGAGTTCCCATCTAACAATCCAGATCTAAGCGACAGGCTCTCCCCAAGACCCCAGTGCAGGATACAAAATAGAACCAGTGGAAAGATTTGTTACCTGGTCCAATGAGCTTCAAAAAATGCAGAGTAATAGACGATGGTGgggagcagtgcagagaatgccCAGAGTAACAGGGTGGGAAAGAACTGGGTGATGATGGGATTCTGTACATAGAGAAAAGAGCAGAACCAGTTCAGAATAGACAGGGATGGCAACATTCGGGCTACAGCAGTACATGGGaggttctttaaaggaacagtaacaccaaaaaatgtaagtgttttaaagtaatgaaaatatcatgtagtgttgtcctgcactggtaaaactgatgtgtttacttcagaaacactactatagttcatataaacaagctgatgtggagcaatggcggaaattgaaaaatggctatatggcacaggataactaatggataacagataacatcattagacagacagagcttatttgctatctgctgtgtaacctgccttttctcctttgaaaatggctgcccccattgctatacagcagctcatttatataaacaatagtagtgtttctgaagcaaacacagcagttttaccagtgcagggcaacactgcattatattttcattactttaaaacacttttattttttgacgttactgttcctttaagccagggGTTAGGTTAAAGGCCAGGATGCCCTGTCACTCACATTGAGGTATTCCACAGGTTTAGTGACATTGAACTTGTCCATAGTAGTGATGATGATGGCTGGAGTGGTAAGAAAAAATAGCAGGAGGAAGAGAATGACATTGATAACCAAACAGCGAATCCACCAGGCAAAGCCACGGATAGAGAGGTGCTCCCTGTAGGTAAGAAAGGGTTAATATGTAACTACACAAGCATTGCCCGAATCCCTGCCTCACTATTGCTCTGTTAGGCAATACCTGCCACTCTCATCATCTGCCTCTCACCCAAAACTAATGATCTAGATGGTATAGGGCTGCAGGGGGTATAATCATTGCGTTGCAGCACTGGAGTACTACTTTCAGTTCCAGTCAGGACACTACCTGCAAGCAGTGTGTATTTGCTACACATGTCTGAgagggtttcctccaggtacttcCATATCCTCCATTAACTGACtgtagtgtgtgaatgtgatagggacctcaaACTGTAAGCTCCAAAATGTGTTGGGGGTATATGAAGAATCGGTAATAATAGTAGCCCCATTTCCTATCTGCTGTGCAAACAACTCTCTGGATTCTCTCAATTACCCAAAATGCCCTGTTCCCCATTCAGCAGTCTCTCTTCATCATCCAAAGGCCCCAATTCCCAGCCACCTAAACCTACTGCCCACTTATATAACCCCTATACACCTGCTCATTGGCCTATCAACATCATTCATAAATATTACCCTGAGCCTGAACTCTTGCCTCCTGTTCAGCAGGCTCTTTCAACCCCAACCCACAGCCCTGAGGCCCTTCTCACCAGTAGATGTTCTGTGGATCTGGTGCATAGCTCACAGTCCAATCTCGCACATGTAAGGACTCACTGCAGGATGAGTGTTTGGGTTCCCCTCGGCAATTGCAGCCATGACACTTACATGCATTAAAGTCCTTAAGGATCCTGAGAGGAAAGAGCCAGCCAAAGTTTATCCTAGCAAAGGACTAAGGGTCCTACAAACACAGTCACCTACACCAGTGCCGGTACAGAAGGGAGATGAATAAGGTGAAAGGAAGGAAAAGGGGGTAAAGGGGACAGAGGGAACAGGAAGCAGATGGGGGGGCAGGAAGAATGGAAAAGGACTGGAAGCATACAGAGCACAATTAAACCTGGTCAGGGCACTGTGCACAAAGTCGTGGCTCTGTTGGACATGGGAGTGACTCCTCTGGACTTACATGGCGGTAACTGCCTCATTATGGAAGGTGACGAATGCCATGCCCAGTGGCTTCTCATTCACTTTCATCTTCTCCTTCTTGTAATCATCCCTCAGGCGTTGCTCTAGCCGTGTGTAATACTCAATGGCCTCCACCTGCCAGAAATGGTATGCATATATAATATTCACTAAGTAAATAAGGTTGGGCCCTAACCAGCAACTTCCATTAGGAGCATTCAAGAAGCCTCCCCATGGGTTGTGAGCGAATCCTGCTCTGCCTAATTAGTTTTTACCATGGAGACCACAACTTGCCTCTTTACAGTTGCCTGCCACTATCTATCTACCttctggtgctcctatcagcttgCACTCTGGCACTTAAACAAGTCACCTCTCACATCCCTCAGTCTATGTGGCCCCTGGACCCACTTTACCTTCTCGCAGCCTTTGACGACGCAGCAGCACAGGTGCCCACAAGGTTTAGGGTTGATCATGGAAGTCAGATTCTCTTTCTCCATCAAATTCTTGAAGTATAATCGTCCCCTCTCTGATTTCTTCCTACCAGGGGGAAATGTAAGGAGGGAGAGTGTATAAGCACGACAATGACAAGTACTCATACTCTCCAGTATGAGAGGAGCCAAAGGTTACTACTATCCCGTCAGCAGGGTCACATATCAATCCCTAGTgtcaattttaaagggattctgtcatgtctgtcatgtttatattacaaataattcactctgctgtataatattttattcctgaacaaacatttttttttagctctaatATAGGTGTTtatgcagccatctcaagtcattttgcctgatcccgtgctttcagaaagagtcagcactttacaatggaacagaTTTCACAAAAGCTATTGTTTCTTTTACTCAAGTAACTGCAGGAGTTGCAGTAGGACTTGATTTTTTACTACTGGGTGTTATTCTCATATATACCACTAGGAGGGGCATGGCAGCATTTTTAGCAGTCAGGGAGCTGCTATTCTGTTATATTTCCATAGTTCCGTTCacttgggggggaggggtggtaCCACTCTGCACatgcagtgcagtagtaaagGGTTACggtactgaagtttatcagagcacaagtcacacgactgagggcagctgtgttatgttttgaaaaaacatatttcagtgcagaattctgctagagtagcactattaacagatgtgtttttgggagaaaaaaaaaaggttactcatgacagaatccttttaaattcATGGAATCCAAGGGCCTAGAGAAATAGTTTGCCAGACTCTAAGCGCCCCATCCCAAGCATGTAAATGACACCCCTACTTGCCTATGCACTGAACATAATCACCATGCATCAACTTCCACATGCTAGGGCTCTCACTCCAAACTGCCcacttcccagcatgctcagtaTAAGCTTTTACCTTTCTGCATCCAGGAACATGAGTCTGGCCACATTATAGCAGAGTCGGGCCTCCAGAACAGTGCAGTTGCTATAGACTTCCCTAGGAAAGACACAGGTTATAAACACATTTCTACTAATGTGAGATCTGGGACCAACATCCAACTCCCCTTTAGAAGCTTTTTGACTCTGTCTGGTGCACAAGCTTAAAGCTGAAGTCCATTTCCCTTTGTGGCAAGTCTGATAAAGGGCCTTAGCTTTGGCCCAAATTTCCTCCTGGACTCACCTGACTGTTCCTTGTGCCCTACAGAGCACTGCAGCCTATGCTAATCAGCTCCCTGCCCCTgcatcggattcaaatcaatgatgtaagggcactgagcagatctgcttctctaagCCTGCAAAAGTACGCAGGGTAACAATAGCCAGAGCCATCAGACTTCATTCTGTCCCAGAATACTCACGCTCATATAATAAAATCAGCACAGATTAAAACTAGACTGCATAAGCGATTAGAGTGCAATTAGAAATTATAAACAAGAAATAAAGGAGGAAGGTACCAAAGAAAGTAAGAATAAAGGAGACATTGCTGGCAACTAATGCATTATGTACAAGCAGGTAATGATGTGAAACTGGCCGTCTTTAAAAGAGGTGAGAATGGATGAGTACAGCCAAAAGGTCTCAAGGTAAATTTTAGTTTGTCATTTTTCTATAAGGTATGTTTATTGATACTGACATTCATTTGCCTGAACTTACTGGTGGggataaaaaacaaaagtaaaggtAGGGAGTATTTTTATTGCTCTTCTAATCTTGGAATGTAATGATATGAtgtgaaaatgttttcatttgcttTCTTAATACTTGAGAAACACATATGGTTAAAATACTTAGGATTTTGGACTTTTGTATATGGACTGGCATGCTTCAAGCCTCTCCCTGGATATCAAGCCTCAATTTGGATTTGATGGACAATGTTGGGAATGGGAGGCAGCACTTGCATGCTTGTTAATGGTGTTACTACTTTTGTGTTTAATCCTGATGAAGGTGGtaacaataaatggggtaagtgCCCCAACTGCATAGAATGGTGTGTGTGCACCTCCCTGAAGTATCTACATTGCTGGTGGTGTAAGGGAGTCTCAGTAAGCAGGGCTGCAAGTTGGATGGAGGTTACAATTGATTGTGACACAGGAGACAAACAAGAGGAAGATGAGGTGTCATCTGTGGGTTGCAGGACTTACTCAAAGTGCTTCTTGATTTTATCAGACTCAGCGTACTTGGATATGCCGTTAATAAATAAGGTTCGTTTCACCTACAGGAAACAAAAAGCTTTGTAAGACAGAAAAAGTCTTCAGACAAAAGCTACCATACTGCTTCTAGAGAAGCGCTTATTACCTTTTAGCACTAGATGGCAGGGTTACAGGGAAAAGGGATCTGTGGGGATGTACAATAAAGCAGCTTACAGTTTTGTACCCCTTCTGCCCCCAGGACTTACCAGATCATCCTCCTTGTAGCGCATCTTAGACGTGTGCCGCCTCATGCTGAACACCGTGAGGAGAAGGTAAAGGAAAGCGAATGTTGTGTGCAACCACAGTAGGTTATTCCTAGGGGAGAGCATCCACATGTTATCACCCCATTTCCAGCTCTACTTACTGGCACAGCAGGGGAAATGTGTCAAAATATATACGCCACAAGAAGATTAGCAAGGGGTGAGCAAAGTGTCAAGGGGAATGGTGCCTTCTGGTACGAGAGGCAATCATCTAATGAATTGCTTCTTTAGCTAAGGAAACACAGGTCTGTTAGCAGCCATGTGTGGGCACTACCAGCAGAGCAGTTATCTGCTATAAAGTTGAGttacagagcttgcaatctatataACTCATACAGACATCCAAAGAGACACACACAGTGCCAAGCTCTGGTGATTTGTAAAGGAAGGGACATAACACCCCTCTGCCCATGCATCCCCAGTGGCCACTAAACCTATTCTCTCAGGGTTAATTATACCCATACCCCTCCCCACGAGACATAATACACTCAGGGTTACAGACTGGGGGTGTTAATCCTGCCAGTAATGAATATGTTGTTTGCCAAACCTACCTGGAGTCCAGGTTTGCGATGGTGGTCCTCCCAAAGCTGTAGGCATTGTTTTCTGCATGAGACAGAGACAGTATTAGGGGGCAGCACATATAAGCCTATTAGGAGATGTTGGGCCACTTCTTAATACCATCTAGCCCAGTGTGGCTCTTACCCAGTAAGTCTCCAGAGAAGTTAACGGGTAGCACAATGCCCACAGAGAGTACCCCGATCACCACCAGGAGTCCAATGATGTGACGCTGGAAGGACAGGTAATGAACTGCATCGGCACCACACTTGTCCCGGATCTCATCATCCCTGTGGGAAAAAGTATTCAATGTATGAGTCAGATGAGCTTCATACATTAGCTAGAAGAACAgtatgcacccccccccccccagagatcAGTGAGTCAGCGGAGGGTAAGGCTACTGCCTTCTGGAGAAACGCAGGCCAAGAATGCACTGccctgctgctcctcttctgctgtgCTAGCTGCACCCGGAATCATTACCTCCGCTCAGGGGCAAACAGAGTGGATTTTGGTGCCAACACTCAGGTCGAGATCAGTGTAGTGTGGATGAAGGTCTCCCCCCCCCATAGCTCCGTCCTGCAGGGCGCAACAATACTTGCCCCTTCGCATTGGTTGGAATCACAGCACATAAAACACATTAGATGTGTTTTCAACATGATGTAAAATTAGCCATTTTAAAGCGATTACCTGAGATTGGCGTAGGAAATGTTTTATACGTGGTGATTCCAACTAAAGAGAAGGGTCAGGTATTACTTGGCCCTTTATCCAAAGCAGGAGAGGGGATTTCTCATCGGCCATGATGCCCCATGTGCTACAGGGAGTGAAACAAAGCATGGAGCACACAAAACCACCCTCCAAGAGGTCAGTCTGTTAGGGGGGCACACATAGCAGTGTATGGGGGTCAGTTAGTTAGTGGGACAGGCACAAAGTTAGGGGAAGGGGACACAAAGAGGACTCCCAGTGGTCAGTCTGTTGGAGGTGGTGCAAAACACAGGCTGAGCACTCCTAATGGGTCAGTTTATTAGGGTTCTGGGCACAAGGCACAGAAACCACAAGGCAGCCCCCTAGAAGTAAGTTCATTAGGAAAATGGGCACAAAAAGCACCACAGAGACCAGTCTGTTTAGAAATTAGCAGAGAAACTCACTTGATTCTGAAGATAGCGGTGAGCCAGGAGCAAAACCCCTGCAGAGGGAAAAGTGAGACATTACACACACAGACCAAAGACAACGCTCTTTAGCCTCTAACCTACCTATTGGCACAGCTGGTCGATCTACCTGTTTATTTCTAAACTTTATctctgaaaaaatatatactccCCTCACCCCCAAAAGGAGCAAAAGGTATTTCAATGTCTGTATTCCTGGGTGCAGGGTTGGGTTTAATTTGTACCACCTGGTATAGCATTGAACCTGAACCTAGAAGTGGAGCCTGAACactttctgatttaaaaaaataacataagcaAAGCTACGGGTACACAGAACCAGCAAAGAGACGTAGAAATTCAgggattaaaagaaaactaaatctttaaaaatgaatatgtctagaaataccattttatatactacagtatatactgaactttttgaaccagcctaaatgttcagcagctctgtaaTAGTAattatccaggccttcaaagatCTTTTTAGGGGTGTCTGTGATAcaaacatgctcagtgggctttgagcagcagTTGATAggtaagcttagggatcgtcacaattcatcaagcagaaaatgaggtttgtaatataagatgatgctacagggttgattaccacattctgatgctaattgcactggtttctgagccgCCATGtataataatctgaattatttactaatcagccttgtgcgtctgtccctaaactcagtaactgagaacagcacagagcatgtgcaatgaattaCCAGaaaagattgggagctactggggcatctttgggggcacagaactttactgctaaagggctgtggttgccttgggctggtatagaagcccaaacataatgtGCAATATTTCTGCCCTAATCTCCTTTAAACTGGTTGAAGGACTGGGtattctgactattctgaatgcAACAAGCCCGAACAGAAGATTATCAATTAACAGAGCCAATAAACAACTGGTCCAGCCCCAGAacaaatattaaacttttaaaacgCTCAGTCGAGCCAATGAAACCAAACGCGCATGATAATATGCATTTTACAGCCTGTACTTTTCTATTCTTAacatgtatttctgttttttcttgatCCCCACAATTCCACTTTAAAGCCTTTtagtaaaatttgtgaaaaagagCCAAGCGTTAAAGCAATTTATATGCAAAAAGTAGCCGTCAATATGCAACGTAATTACGCTAACAGCATAAAACACCGCAAATAGGTTTATGCGCAATCCATCTTGCGAAAGTTTGGCCGCCATATCCAAAATACTCAgagtatttcagcaaagtgtatttccaaacctgaggatcccatagagttcaataatatggcgtTTCCTTGACGTAAtggcatttctgctaaaaaaaacaaaatcctggTGTAGCGTGGCAGATGTTGCCTTGCAAGTGCCCcctgggaattgctatagtgcatattccattattaattaattactaataagcggTTTTAAAACCGCAACGTATGTGACCTTGCCCTAAAAGCACTGTTATTACTACGTGGATTTAGcaaccctttaaaggaccagtaacatcaaaaaatgaaattattttaaagtaacaaatatataatgcattgttgccctgcactagtaaaactggtgtgtttacacagcagcttatttatacaaacaatagtagtgtttctgaagcagccatgggggcagctattcaaagaagaaaaggctcaagttacacagcagataagctctgaagaacataatgttatcttttagccactatttaacctgtgccatatagccttttctcaatttcctccattgctacacagcagcttgtttatattaattatagtagtgtttttgaagcaaacagatcagttttaccagtgcagggcaacactacatgatattttctttaaaacactttaattttttggtgtaactgttccattaaaactttatatcccctttatttCCAAGCATGCACTCACATTGATCTGCTGTTGTCCCACATGAATTTAGCAGCCCTTTAgcactttacatcccctttttttcccagcatgcactcACATTGTCCCGCTGTTCGAAGTCCACAGAACTGGTGACAGAGGTGAGGCGTTCATACTGGTCATGGTTATCAGAGTGCATTGCAGAGGCCACACTGAATGGAAGGAAGATATTGGTTAGAAATGGCCCGCAAGACTTGGGTGAACAGTAGGAGGCTACTGGCAGCAAAGTGGTTAATCATTCAGAAATCTGATTAGGAGAGATGAAAGTTAGTACTGTGCCATGTTAACCCAAGAAACAAGGACAGAGGAACCAGGAGTCACAGGTCCATCCAGTCCTGAAATTAAACAAATCACCAGTCCCCTACGTCTGATTGGCCAAGAGTATATTTAGATTCCACTCAGCTGGGTTACTGTACaggaataggatctgttatctgaaaaccctttatccaaaaagttctgtaTTCGGGGAATGAacctctctcatagactccattataatcaaataatccaaatttttaaaaaggattccagttttctctgtaataataaaacagtaccttgtacttgatccaaactaagatataattaatccttcttggaagcagaaccagcctattgggtttatttaatgtttacatgattttctagtagacttaaagtatgaagattcaaattacggaaaggtctgttatcgggaaaaccccaggtcccgagcattctcgataatagGTCCCTTAGCTGTACAACTTTCTACCTTGTGGCACGGTGCAGTACGGCTGCAGCATGGCACCACATTGTTCAGAGAGTGTATATGCAAAGGTGTAGGGAATTTCTTATTTTTAGTAGTCGGAGGAGGCCCATCTTACTATTCTAGCAGGAAGTTGAGGCATGTAGGCTCAAGGGCAGATTCCTACTATATCCTATGATTATATGACCAGAGACAAGACCCATGAGCTCATGCATGGTGAGGCCCAAGGGTGCTGTACACAGGGGTTCCTGGCATACGAGGCTTGGGGAAGGTGCTTTATATAGCTAGATAAAGAGATCAGTGTCAGGATTAGCCATGCCAGGACAGTTAAGAGACAGAGACACCCACAGAAGGGGCAGTTAACGTGATAGTAGGGTTGATTTAAAGAGGAAGTATGCAACGTTACAACATACTATTCCTGCTCCTCTTGAGGGACTCGCTGACGTCGCTGTCTGGgttcaaaaacagaaaataacaaaaacaaagttaAGTGTCAGATCTGATGCAAGTTCTCTCAATTGTCCAGAGGTTCCAAGCAGTCCTCTACCGTTTAATGCAGGTACCTGCTCTACACTGTGAGAAAACAATGAGCCCTGTAAGGAGAGAATAGTGCCTGCTCTGAAAGGAAAACTTGCCCAGTCTGTAAGGAGAGAATGGTGTCTGTGCTCTGCAAGAAACCATAAGCACTCTTGCAAGGAGAGAATGGCACCTGCTCTGCACTGCAAGAATTCACTGAACCTGCTCTAAAAGGAGAGCATAGCACTTGCTCTGCACTGCAAGAATACACAGAATCTGCTCTACAAGGAGAGAATGGCACTTGCTCTGCACTGCAAGAATAGATCAAACCTGCTCTACAAGGAGAGAATGACACTTGCTCTACACTGCAAGAATACGCTGAACCTGCTCTAAAAGGAGAAAATGGCACTTGCTCTGCACTGCAAGAATACACAGCCTGCTCTACAAGAGAGAATGGCACTTTCTCTGCAAGAATATATTGAACCTGCCCTACAAGGAGAGAATggtactttctctgcactgcaagAATACATTGAACCTGCTCTTTAAGGAGAGAATGATACTTGCTCTGCACTGCAAGAATACACTGAACCTGCTCTAAAATGAGAGAATGGTACTTGCTCTGTACTGCAAGAATACACTGAACCTACTCTAAAAGGAGAAAATTGCACTTGCTCTGCACTGCAAGAATACACAGAATCTGCTCTAAAAAGAGAGAATGGCACTTTCTCTGCAAGAATACATTGAATCTGCCCTACAAGGAGAGAATGGTACTTTCTCTGCACTGTAAGAATACATTGAACCTGCTCTTTAAGAAGAGAATGATACTTGCTCTGCACTGCAAGAATACACTGAACCTGCTCTAAAAGGAGAGAATGGTACTTGCTCTGTACTGCAAGAATATACTGAACCTACTCTAAAAGGAGAAAATGGCACTTGCTCTGCACTGCAAGAATACACAGAATCTGCTCTACAAGGAGAGAATGGCACTTGCTCTGCACTGCAAGAATACGCTGAACCTGCCCTACAAGGAGAGAATGGCACTTGCTCTGCACTGCAAGAATACACAGAACCTGCTCTACAAGGAGAGAATGGTGCTTGCTCTGTTTTTCAAAGATGGTTCTTACTCTGCAAAGAGTCTACAGAGTGTATCCTGGATAGAGCTTATAGAAATATAGGCTGTGTGTGTTTACAAATATCCTAGTGCAGTAAAGGGAGCAATTGCTAGTGATACAGTTGGGCACATGGAGTCTAATGATCATGTCAAGTCTCAGGTTAAGCGTTTTTGAGCGGATCTCACAACATCTCCTCCTGGTCAATAATAAGCCCCTGGCTGCATGTGGGGAGTGAAATGGAGCAGCAGTACAGTGCGCCCTCAGTacagctaaataaatacatttctgcctTAGATGCCCATCCACAGACAGTGGCATAGAAGCAATTAACCCCCAGCCCAGTGTGTATGTGCCAGCTCACCTCTCTGCATCTGTAACCAGCGCCAGCCTCCCATAATCCCACGCCACTTTCCTCAGGATGGAGAAAACAAAGAGCAGTGCCTGGGGAGAGAAGGA
The genomic region above belongs to Xenopus laevis strain J_2021 chromosome 5L, Xenopus_laevis_v10.1, whole genome shotgun sequence and contains:
- the tmem63b.L gene encoding CSC1-like protein 2 isoform X5, producing MLALLFVFSILRKVAWDYGRLALVTDAERQRRQRVPQEEQEYVASAMHSDNHDQYERLTSVTSSVDFEQRDNGFCSWLTAIFRIKDDEIRDKCGADAVHYLSFQRHIIGLLVVIGVLSVGIVLPVNFSGDLLENNAYSFGRTTIANLDSRNNLLWLHTTFAFLYLLLTVFSMRRHTSKMRYKEDDLVKRTLFINGISKYAESDKIKKHFEEVYSNCTVLEARLCYNVARLMFLDAERKKSERGRLYFKNLMEKENLTSMINPKPCGHLCCCVVKGCEKVEAIEYYTRLEQRLRDDYKKEKMKVNEKPLGMAFVTFHNEAVTAMILKDFNACKCHGCNCRGEPKHSSCSESLHVRDWTVSYAPDPQNIYWEHLSIRGFAWWIRCLVINVILFLLLFFLTTPAIIITTMDKFNVTKPVEYLNNPIITQFFPTLLLWAFSALLPTIVYYSAFFEAHWTRSGENRTTMHKCYTFLIFMVLLLPSLGLSSLDLFFRWLFDKKFLLEAAIRFECVFLPDNGAFFVNYVIASAFIGNAMDLLRIPGLLMYMIRLCLARSAAERKNVKRHQAYEFQFGAAYAWMMCIFTVVMTYSITCPIIVPFGLMYMLLKHLADRYNLYYAYLPAKLDKKIHSGAVSQVVAAPILCLFWLLFFSTMRTGFMAPTSMFTFVVLVITIAICLCHVCFGHFKYLSAHNYRIDSTEVSAADGTQNGRPASNASSQKSTKYIAQVLQDSSADSEPTADSEDTEEPRSQDEEMINADNIQDAEFQSCEDSLIENEIHQ
- the tmem63b.L gene encoding CSC1-like protein 2 isoform X2, with the translated sequence MNPNTRPSKTGGSRTWSENEIIMTPFVLGTLASMGTTAEASCTGSSCNNATIRDYCYSARIRSTVLQGLPFGGVPTVLALDFMCFLALLFVFSILRKVAWDYGRLALVTDAESVASAMHSDNHDQYERLTSVTSSVDFEQRDNGFCSWLTAIFRIKDDEIRDKCGADAVHYLSFQRHIIGLLVVIGVLSVGIVLPVNFSGDLLENNAYSFGRTTIANLDSRNNLLWLHTTFAFLYLLLTVFSMRRHTSKMRYKEDDLVKRTLFINGISKYAESDKIKKHFEEVYSNCTVLEARLCYNVARLMFLDAERKKSERGRLYFKNLMEKENLTSMINPKPCGHLCCCVVKGCEKVEAIEYYTRLEQRLRDDYKKEKMKVNEKPLGMAFVTFHNEAVTAMILKDFNACKCHGCNCRGEPKHSSCSESLHVRDWTVSYAPDPQNIYWEHLSIRGFAWWIRCLVINVILFLLLFFLTTPAIIITTMDKFNVTKPVEYLNNPIITQFFPTLLLWAFSALLPTIVYYSAFFEAHWTRSGENRTTMHKCYTFLIFMVLLLPSLGLSSLDLFFRWLFDKKFLLEAAIRFECVFLPDNGAFFVNYVIASAFIGNAMDLLRIPGLLMYMIRLCLARSAAERKNVKRHQAYEFQFGAAYAWMMCIFTVVMTYSITCPIIVPFGLMYMLLKHLADRYNLYYAYLPAKLDKKIHSGAVSQVVAAPILCLFWLLFFSTMRTGFMAPTSMFTFVVLVITIAICLCHVCFGHFKYLSAHNYRIDSTEVSAADGTQNGRPASNASSQKSTKYIAQVLQDSSADSEPTADSEDTEEPRSQDEEMINADNIQDAEFQSCEDSLIENEIHQ